The stretch of DNA TAAATATCCTCCTGCTATTTAATGTTCTTTCGCTGTCTGTCCATTCGCGCCTGACAGCTGATTAGGAGAGTTTGTTCTTCTCGGAGAAGCTGTTCTGTCGTGTGTCAGTCGTGTGACAGTACTTTCAACACGATCTGCGCTCTCCTCTGATATCCTACAACAAGCTTTAGAGAGAAAAAAACATTTGAATACCCAGACAATTATCAGTAAAAATGTGCCTGGAATCGCAAATACTGCTTAACCATTGTTATATATTGGCAGTTCGAGAACCGTTTCATTAGATTGAATTTCAAACGGACAGAAACGTTTCATTGAAAAAAGTGCTTGACAGTTCAATTTTAAAGGTTTTCAGTTTGATTAAACTGCCTTACCAAATTAATATTACTGTTATtggccttcttttgggcctccttatctcgagagacaatggatacgcgtccCTCCCTGCCAAGTTTGCCTAATGTTTGCCTAATGTAACTCAATTTGCAGCGATCAATTGACACTCTTATACTAACAACATTTTGATACGGTTCTGGGTATACATTTGACATTCTGATTAAATCGTAATTCCCATCTGTTTTACAATCCTACATATCCCGCAGCACTTTATCATCAAGCCTTCTCCATGTTTGATATAGGTACACATTTGTTTAGTCAATTAGTTTGCACACAGGCGATGAGTAAACATCTTGGTGCacctttttcattctaactttactTTTCTCACGGTTCTTGAAGGGAGCTGATGACGTGATGTATGAGATTAGCCCTGACCAGGTGCAAATCAGGTATAGAAAAAACTGTGTATTCTGGATTTCAAAAGAACTGGAGTGCTTGTTGGCAGGGAGGGACGCGCTTTGCTGGCGTTCTATGGGACTTGAGTGTGAGAAAATCAGTGAGCCGTTTGCAAAACAGCTTCAGAACCTGAGGCAACACAACTTGCCAGCCCACAAAATCCCCCCAGTCAGAACTGTCTGCACACAGAAAAACAATCAAGTCAGGACAATCCAACGGACGCCTCCTAAAGTGCGCCCTCTCTTTTGTTCTTTCAATAGTAAACATAAAACCTATATAACCGAAAACATGTTGAATGGCACAGTCCCAATCCCACATATCATTCTACCTGTAACCATTGTAAATTTGAACCAACTCCACCAAGCTCAGTGAGCATTTCACTGCCATGTGACTAGTGCACACAGCGGCCAGACAGAATTTATTTATCGGGACAAGAGTCATTCTTTTCAATGGCCAAAAAAAATCGAACAATCCGCTATGATAAGAAATACATTGAAGTCGTAATGGCCTGTTACATTTGACAGATTTTCATCATTTGATTGTCACGGCAGAATGTAACAGGCGATGCACGTTATAGTTCATTATGTTTTAAACATGTACCGAACGTTTTGAGGAAATACTGACAATACGTAGTGTTGAAATGCATCGGGTAACTCATGACTTGTAAGGAGCTGTATTTTGGCTTAACATTTGTTGTCCGGGACAGCAATACACAAGCTATCCCTCAATACAATCAAGTAGCAAATAACATTTCCCGGTACAATACTCGTAGGTCACTAGTGGTTTGTTTTGTAGGCTACAAATCAGAAAACGCTGTCATCACATCTTTCCGATGAGTGTAGTTACTGTTTCTCAGTATAACGTTCTAGTCACTGGTAGAGAGGATACAGTAGCTTCAATTAATATAATTTCTGATCAGGACAAATGTCGCTTTAAGAATTGGATAGAAACGTCTATTGAAATTATTCAAAGTTTATGTTTATTTAAAATATACATCCTACAAATGTACGAATCCCACATTTTAATGACTGTAAGGCTTCGTGCAACACGTCATGCTCAGAAAACTCGAATCCTATTTGTGAATGAAGAATTATGTATCAAAAAAAACTTATGTAATGCCACAAAATGAATAAACATCCCAGTTTAACTTTACTGTTGAACATCCATTGCAAACGATTTGATAAAAATAAAACACTATTGGCATTTTTTAAATGTCACGGCAAAAAGGAAACTTATGAATGATTTATTCACCGAAATAATTGACATTTCCACTTTACTGAAAATGGAATAAGGCGGTGGTTGTTTCCTCATTCCGTATCTTTAATGACTGGGTCGCACTAGTTGCTTTGCTGGTTGCCAGTTTATTAAAAGCTGCTCATGTTTCATCAGAAACCTTCACAAACCAATTTCACGCACCAAATTTTGCACATGTTCCGGCCGGCACAACTCACAATTTGAGAAGGGGAATCGTATGTGGGTTAACCGTAAATGCTGGAAATTTGGAGTAAAAAATATAAAATGCTGAACATACATCAGGGTCGTCACAACAAGAGTTGACTGCAGATACTGTTTTTATTTCCAAATCTTAAGAATTATACTTAATTGTACAATTTTCCCGATTGGCATTTTACATGTTTTAACTTGATTCAAAATATTACACGATGACGATGCAGTAGCTGTAAAAATGTTGAAGTTTCATTGTACATGTTTTTTTAAAATCTCGTGATGACGCAAATACCTCAACAAAGCTGCTTCTAACAAAATGTTTCATATTGTGCCAACAATTTCATGTCTCACCTACTTGTTCTTCCTTGTGAAACTGCCCATGTGTGCGCACGCGGGGGCGTGGGGAATACATTCGCAAAATATAAATGCATCATAATGACGGCCAATTGTTTTTATTTATATACCGGCAACCCGAGGAAATTTTGCCTAAACGAGGCAATTATTCCCCTGGGCCAATGACAACATGTAAACTGCAGACACGGATCAGTAATCAATGCATGTCATGAAGAGTTGCGCAGATATGAAGATAATCCATAACTAAATGCAGACACTACAGGCTCCGGCGTCTTCCGAGAATGTTAGCTTTATTACCCGTGCAATAAACGCAAAAATGTTGACTACTGCAGACTTCCGCAGTAGTTCCGCACGACCGGGGACTTCACTGCAGTTTGAATGGGTTAACCGCCCCCCGCCATATCCCCACTCCCACACAGCCCAATCCCCGAGGCAGGCAGCTCAACATCAGTCTTTATGTGCGGGGAGCTAAGCCTGGCGACACGCTTCTCCCGACCGATAGCATTGCTGTACGCGGACGGTAGCTGCAACTTGTTGGCCGGCTGCAGAATGTGATCCCAGCTTCTGGTGCATCATGCCCCTGCTTGGTCGCCTGCCACGCGTCGAGGGGGTCACCGGTTGCACGAGCAATGCAAAgcaacaacacccctcccccaccactatcGCCCCGCCCCCTCCAATCAGTGCAGACTGTGGCTCATGAGGGCCATCCTTCGGCAGCTCCTGGTATTGCATGCTCTTGCTAGCGTGCCTGCGGCCCACGGGCAAGTAGCCTTCTCCTGGTGCCGGGGGGGAGTGGTTTTCCCAGGCTTTTGCACAGCTGCTATTGCCCTCATCCTGCCTCCCCCAACAAGGAAGCGCCTGGCACGTGCTCCCACCTGATAATGGTGCTCGCATGCCGACAGACGTCAAACCGCCTCCAGCCCGCggatccccttcccccacccccatcccctacTTTGATTGACAGTTCGCCCGCTCGAGTGCAACACGTTTATTGGCCACTCGCCCTGTCGCCTTGCAACCAATCGTGGCGCGCCGTCCACCACGAGCTGAAGCGTCGCGCCCCGGGGACGGGCTCGTGTGTGCCGCGTTCTGATTGGTCACAAGTTAGTGTGGGAAAGAAACTTTGAGAAGTTTCACACGAGCCGTTCGCGTGCAATCCCAGATATAAATACAGGCGGCCAGAGCTGATCTTTACACAGTGGCGATTTGCATTCACATCACTGATAATAACACAACCAAAGCAATATATATATAGAGACAAATAAAATAAAAGTGCCCCGGCTGGCTTGGAAATAAACTCGCAGGTTGCAAGACGCGGAAAGAAGACAAAACATAAAAAAGTTACAGATCGCAAGGAATCGTTTAAAGCATTCCACTGGAATTTTGTATAAGAAAATGCCGGCAGATATAATGGAGAAATCGTCCTCTTCCCCTGTGGCTGCTACCCCAGCCAGTGTAAACGCTACACCAGATAAGCCTAAAACTGCTTCTGAAACTCGGAAGGTAAATATTTTGCCCACTGTCGTATCTATTTGTTGTAGAAATCATATATAACATCAAAGACACGTTTATGTTCCTGTTACTTAATGAAACGCCCTTCTTTTTTCAGTCATCCAAACCAATTATGGAGAAGAGGCGCCGGGCTCGAATAAATGAAAGTTTAAGCCAACTTAAAACACTGATCCTGGATGCGCTGAAGAAAGATGTAAGTATCTCATCATATGTTTTTACTTTATGTGCGGTGCCACAAGGTAGTGAATGTGCGTGTCACTTCCCCTCGTTTATACGAAATATATTCCTACAGAGTTCGAGACATTCCAAGTTAGAAAAGGCTGACATCCTGGAAATGACAGTGAAACATCTCCGAAATCTGCAGCGAGCCCAAATGACTGGTAAGTGTTTAATTCACAATTTATTGTTGTCTTCTGAACTTCCGTCTGCGGTCTCGCTGGTATTCGGTAACATTTTACTGACTTGGCGAAAGTTAGGGCTTCCCACGGGTCTGGATTATTTTTAGATTCAAACTTGGCGACTGTTTCTGTACTCACTCCTCAAAAGTAAATGGCCCTGTGCTAAATACGTGGAAATCATTTTCAGAACGTTTACTTCTCAATTGGTTTTAAGTGGGACACACAAGTAAAGCCAAATACTTCTAGTCCTTTAAATAGTTGTGTGATTAATCAGTATTTGGTAATTCTATAATGTGAATAATATGAGTAGAGCAAACTGTCTTATCAATTAATGACTgaaacttggatatattgcaaTCAAATGGGATGATTCATTTACTTTTTTCTTACATTTTAGCTGCTTTGAGTACAGACCCAACAGTTCTGGGCAAATACCGAGCCGGTTTCAGCGAGTGTATGAACGAAGTGACCCGATTCTTGTCCACCTGCGAAGGGGTTAACACTGAAGTCCGGACCAGACTCCTCAGTCATTTGGCAAACTGCATGTCTCAGATCAACGCCATGAATTACTCCCAACCGCCCCCCAGCCCAGCTGTGACCGGCGGATCCCACGCTGCTTTTGGACAGCCCTTGCACGTCCAGCTACCGGGGTCAGGCGGCAGCGGCATGCCCCTCAACGGAGTCAACCTGCCTTGCAAACTGGGTGCTGCTGACACAATACCCGCAGCTGCGGTTGCCGCTGCCACCAAAGTCTACGGCGGGTTCCAGCTTGTGCCAGCATCAGACGGCCAGTTTGCGTTCCTCATTCCTAACACAGCTTTTGGACCCAATGGGCAGCTAACGGCAGGACCTATCATTCCTTTGTATGCCAATACGAATGTGACCTCATTGCCCTCCGCCATCTCCCCGGCCAGCAGGTCCCCCATACAACAGCCTGGCATTACCCCGGTACCCGGCTTCCCGCTGCCACTCTCGGCTGCCACTACTGCTGTCAGTCCGGTCAGTGTGGGTGTACCATCAGATTCCTCAGATTCCGTCTGGAGACCTTGGTAACTGGGCCATTTCGCGTAAAACAAGTGACTGGAAACTTTTTTTTGAAGGACTTTCTTTTTCAAGCCCATTTGGTGTATAGAATTGTCTCGCAATGTCAATATTATGCACTATATTTGTATATAGTTAGGATGTTCATATCGGATTGCATTTGTCTTATCAAGATGTTCATTTTTCTATGATGTGATGAAACGCCAAAGATAAACTGAATGCTCTTAAAAGTTCCTTCCTTTTTTGGAAGATTTATATTTGAAATAAAAAGAAAACTAACATTTATATATTTCTCTGTTTGCCTTTCTATGAGCAGAAAACAAGCGCATAAGGAGGGGCTGTGAGTGGCGTGGcgaaagctgggggtgggggtggcggtgggggtcgG from Heterodontus francisci isolate sHetFra1 chromosome 11, sHetFra1.hap1, whole genome shotgun sequence encodes:
- the her6 gene encoding hairy-related 6, whose translation is MPADIMEKSSSSPVAATPASVNATPDKPKTASETRKSSKPIMEKRRRARINESLSQLKTLILDALKKDSSRHSKLEKADILEMTVKHLRNLQRAQMTAALSTDPTVLGKYRAGFSECMNEVTRFLSTCEGVNTEVRTRLLSHLANCMSQINAMNYSQPPPSPAVTGGSHAAFGQPLHVQLPGSGGSGMPLNGVNLPCKLGAADTIPAAAVAAATKVYGGFQLVPASDGQFAFLIPNTAFGPNGQLTAGPIIPLYANTNVTSLPSAISPASRSPIQQPGITPVPGFPLPLSAATTAVSPVSVGVPSDSSDSVWRPW